A region of Flavobacterium indicum GPTSA100-9 = DSM 17447 DNA encodes the following proteins:
- a CDS encoding bifunctional aconitate hydratase 2/2-methylisocitrate dehydratase translates to MSIYSDYIKEIEERKVQGLHPKPIDTAELLSEIITQIKDVNNVNREDCLKFFIYNTLPGTTPAAGVKAKFLKEIILGEENVAEITPDFAFELLSHMKGGPSIAVLLDLALGQHAEIAKQAAEVLKTQVFLYEADTDRLKNAYAEGNGIAKEILESYAKAEFFTKLPEVPEEIKVVTFIAGEGDISTDLLSPGNQAHSRSDRELHGKCMITPQAQEEIKALQAQHPDKSVMLVAEKGTMGVGSSRMSGVNNVALWTGKQASPYVPFVNIAPIVAGTNGISPIFLTTVDVTGGIGIDLKNWVKKTDENGEVVRGENGEPVLEQKYSVATGTVLTINTKTKKLYNGDQELIDISRSFTPQKMEFIKAGGSYAIVFGKKIQTFAAKTLGIEAPVVFAPSKEISNEGQGLTAVEKIFNRNAVGTTPGKVLHAGSDVRVTVNIVGSQDTTGLMTAQELESMAATVISPIVDGAYQSGCHTASVWDKKAQTNIPKLMKFMNDFGLITARDPKGVYHSMTDVIHKVLNDITVDDRAIIIGGDSHTRMSKGVAFGADSGTVALALATGEASMPIPESVKVTFKGEMKSYMDFRDVVHATQAQMLHQFGGENVFQGRIIEVHIGTLTADQAFTFTDWTAEMKAKASICISEDETLIESLEIAKSRIQIMIDKGMDNANKVLQGLIDKANKRIAEIRSGEQPALKPDANAKYYAEVVVDLDVIAEPMIADPDVNNKDVSKRYTHDTIRPLSFYGGDKKVDLGFIGSCMVHKGDMKILAQMLKNIEAQQGKVEFKAPLVVAPPTYNIVDELKAEGDWEVLQKYSGFEFDDNNPKAVARTEYENMLYLERPGCNLCMGNQEKAAKGDTVMATSTRLFQGRVVEDSAEKKGESLLSSTPVVVLSTILGRTPSIEEYVKAVEGINLTKFAPSHKLLVG, encoded by the coding sequence ATGAGTATTTATAGCGACTACATTAAAGAGATTGAAGAAAGAAAAGTACAAGGTCTTCATCCAAAACCAATTGATACTGCTGAATTATTAAGTGAGATTATAACTCAAATTAAAGATGTAAATAATGTAAATAGAGAAGATTGTTTGAAATTTTTTATTTACAATACATTACCTGGAACAACTCCTGCGGCGGGTGTTAAAGCAAAATTTTTAAAAGAAATTATTTTAGGAGAAGAAAATGTGGCTGAAATTACGCCAGATTTTGCTTTTGAATTACTTTCTCACATGAAAGGTGGACCTTCGATTGCTGTTTTATTAGATTTAGCATTAGGTCAACATGCGGAAATTGCAAAACAAGCGGCTGAAGTATTAAAAACACAGGTGTTTTTATATGAAGCCGATACAGATCGTTTGAAAAATGCTTATGCAGAAGGAAATGGTATTGCAAAAGAAATTTTAGAAAGTTATGCTAAGGCAGAATTCTTCACTAAATTACCAGAAGTACCAGAAGAAATTAAAGTGGTAACTTTTATTGCTGGGGAAGGTGATATTTCTACGGATTTATTATCTCCAGGAAATCAAGCACACTCTCGTTCTGATCGTGAATTGCACGGAAAATGTATGATTACTCCTCAAGCACAAGAGGAAATTAAAGCTTTACAAGCGCAACACCCTGATAAAAGTGTGATGTTGGTAGCTGAAAAAGGAACTATGGGTGTAGGTTCATCTCGTATGTCGGGTGTTAATAACGTGGCACTTTGGACAGGAAAGCAAGCAAGTCCTTATGTACCATTTGTAAATATCGCTCCAATTGTAGCTGGTACAAACGGTATATCACCTATTTTCTTGACTACTGTTGACGTAACGGGTGGTATTGGAATTGATTTGAAAAACTGGGTGAAGAAAACGGATGAAAATGGTGAAGTTGTTCGTGGTGAAAACGGAGAACCTGTTTTAGAGCAAAAATATTCTGTAGCAACGGGTACTGTATTAACAATTAATACGAAAACAAAAAAACTATATAATGGAGACCAAGAGTTAATTGATATTTCAAGATCTTTTACTCCTCAAAAAATGGAATTCATCAAAGCAGGAGGGTCTTATGCAATTGTTTTTGGTAAAAAAATCCAAACGTTTGCTGCTAAAACATTAGGAATTGAAGCGCCTGTGGTTTTTGCTCCTTCTAAAGAAATTTCAAACGAAGGTCAAGGGTTAACAGCAGTAGAAAAAATCTTTAATAGAAATGCAGTAGGAACTACTCCTGGAAAAGTTTTACATGCAGGATCAGATGTTCGTGTAACTGTAAATATTGTTGGTTCTCAAGATACAACAGGTTTAATGACTGCTCAAGAGTTAGAATCAATGGCAGCTACAGTTATTTCTCCTATTGTAGATGGAGCTTATCAATCGGGTTGTCATACAGCTTCTGTTTGGGATAAAAAAGCGCAAACTAATATTCCGAAATTAATGAAGTTCATGAATGATTTCGGTTTAATTACAGCTCGTGATCCTAAAGGTGTTTATCATTCAATGACAGACGTTATTCATAAAGTTTTAAATGATATTACGGTAGATGACAGAGCCATTATTATTGGTGGAGATTCACATACACGTATGTCTAAAGGTGTGGCATTTGGGGCCGATTCAGGTACTGTTGCATTAGCTTTAGCTACCGGTGAAGCATCAATGCCAATACCAGAATCTGTTAAAGTAACCTTTAAAGGTGAAATGAAATCGTATATGGATTTCCGTGATGTAGTTCATGCTACGCAAGCGCAAATGTTACATCAGTTTGGTGGTGAAAATGTATTCCAAGGAAGAATCATTGAGGTACATATCGGTACATTAACTGCAGATCAGGCCTTTACATTTACAGATTGGACGGCTGAAATGAAAGCGAAAGCATCCATCTGTATTTCAGAAGATGAAACCTTAATTGAGTCATTAGAAATTGCTAAATCTAGAATCCAAATCATGATTGATAAGGGAATGGATAATGCTAATAAAGTGCTTCAAGGTTTAATTGATAAGGCAAATAAAAGAATTGCAGAAATCCGTTCTGGTGAGCAACCAGCTCTTAAACCAGATGCCAATGCAAAATATTATGCTGAAGTTGTGGTGGATTTAGATGTTATTGCTGAACCAATGATTGCTGACCCAGATGTAAACAATAAAGACGTATCTAAACGTTATACACACGATACCATTCGTCCTTTATCGTTCTATGGTGGAGATAAAAAAGTAGATTTAGGATTTATCGGTTCTTGTATGGTGCATAAAGGCGATATGAAAATTTTAGCTCAAATGCTTAAAAATATCGAAGCTCAACAAGGTAAAGTGGAATTTAAAGCGCCATTAGTTGTTGCTCCTCCAACTTACAATATTGTTGACGAATTAAAAGCAGAAGGTGATTGGGAAGTATTACAAAAATATTCTGGCTTCGAATTTGATGATAACAATCCAAAAGCAGTTGCGCGTACGGAATATGAAAATATGTTATACTTAGAGCGTCCTGGTTGTAACTTATGTATGGGTAATCAAGAAAAAGCTGCTAAAGGAGATACTGTTATGGCTACATCAACTCGTTTGTTCCAAGGACGTGTGGTTGAAGATTCAGCTGAGAAAAAAGGAGAATCGTTACTTTCTTCTACTCCAGTGGTTGTATTATCTACAATTTTAGGACGTACACCTTCAATTGAAGAGTATGTTAAAGCAGTTGAGGGAATTAACTTAACTAAATTTGCTCCATCACATAAATTATTAGTTGGATAA
- a CDS encoding acyltransferase family protein: protein MSQEKQQSERIFGLDVVRALAISMVVFSHIYYLIDSTNPLFISLSGLFGFAGVELFFVLSGFLIGGIILKLYLSNAFTISTIFNFLRRRWMRTLPNYYVVLVLNILVGLSIGYSMKEVWRYFFFIQNFSTNHLTFFSESWSLSIEEWTYLITPFLFFLSFKVFKNKKKGFIITTVLVISIFHFLRYSLSQNHLIINMKQWNEEVKSLVIYRIDAILMGFILAWMNYFYQNSLKKYSVYLFIVAVHLFFLQFVAMNVMGFDIVSSPNYFIIFYFTLSSVTFAFTLPVFIFWVSSKGFISKIINGVSKLSYSVYLVHYSLVTVLFKYLKVNYLQDIPSLLLIMIYLFIVFLVAYLLYHFIEKPIMQKR, encoded by the coding sequence ATGAGTCAAGAAAAACAACAAAGTGAACGAATCTTTGGTTTAGATGTTGTTCGTGCTTTAGCAATTAGTATGGTTGTGTTTTCACATATTTATTATCTAATCGATAGTACGAATCCTTTGTTTATATCGTTAAGCGGATTGTTTGGTTTTGCAGGTGTAGAATTGTTTTTTGTGTTAAGTGGTTTTTTAATTGGAGGAATAATTTTAAAATTATATTTATCCAATGCTTTTACAATTTCTACCATTTTTAATTTTTTAAGAAGAAGATGGATGAGAACCTTGCCAAATTATTATGTAGTTTTGGTACTCAATATTTTAGTAGGTTTAAGTATTGGGTATTCAATGAAGGAAGTTTGGCGGTATTTTTTTTTCATTCAAAATTTCTCTACTAATCACCTAACTTTTTTTTCAGAATCTTGGAGTTTAAGTATAGAGGAGTGGACTTATTTGATAACTCCTTTTTTGTTTTTTCTTAGTTTTAAAGTATTTAAAAATAAAAAAAAAGGATTTATTATTACAACAGTTCTAGTCATTTCAATTTTTCATTTTTTACGATATTCGTTGAGCCAAAATCATCTCATTATCAATATGAAGCAGTGGAATGAAGAGGTAAAATCTTTAGTTATATATCGAATTGATGCTATTTTAATGGGCTTTATTTTAGCATGGATGAATTATTTTTATCAAAACAGTTTAAAAAAATACAGTGTTTACCTTTTTATAGTTGCAGTTCATCTTTTCTTTTTACAGTTTGTTGCTATGAATGTGATGGGTTTTGATATAGTCTCAAGTCCAAATTATTTTATCATATTTTATTTTACTTTATCCTCGGTAACCTTTGCATTTACATTGCCTGTTTTTATTTTTTGGGTTTCAAGTAAAGGATTTATATCTAAAATTATTAATGGAGTAAGTAAACTGTCGTATAGTGTTTATTTAGTTCACTATAGTTTGGTTACTGTTTTGTTTAAATATTTGAAAGTAAATTACCTGCAAGATATACCCTCTTTGTTACTGATAATGATTTATTTGTTCATTGTTTTTTTAGTTGCGTATTTATTGTACCATTTTATAGAAAAACCTATAATGCAAAAACGCTAG